GCCGCAGCGCCTCCCGCGATGGGAACGGGGGGACGTGGTCCCCTCCCGAGACCTAGTTTCTTGCCGACGCCGGGGACAGGTTGGTGAGCTGCTGCTCGACCCGGCGCAGGCCGTCGGCCATCGAGCGCGCGGCGCCGATCACGTGGCACTCGGTCCGGACGAGGCGGTTGAACGGCAGCGACATCAGGGACTCCTGGAGCTCGTCGGCGGTCGACGCCTCGCACAGCAGGGCACAGGCGCGCTCTCCCACGAACGGGTAGACCGCGGTGATGCGCTTGTCCTTGCCCGCGGCGAGCTGCTCGTACGACTCCCTCACCAGCGCAACCTCCTGCGCCGGGGGCAGCACCGACCCCTCGTTGCCACGGATCAGCACCAGAAACTGCATGTCGGGGACCCTCCATCGTCTGTCGATCTGTGTCGAGAACCGGCGGGTGCTCTGCAGTCTAGGGGCGCCCCGCGCAGACCGGGTGAACATTGTTCGGGCGTCGTGTTAAGGTTCCGTCGCCGTCCCCACCCGGCGGTCCTGTGTGCGACACGGGGCCGCCCGAGCACCACAACCCTGTCTATGACTCGGAATTGGCACTAAACGCGGTAGTTGAAATTTAGGTGCACTTGGCGTCAACGTGTGAGTCGCTGCGTTCGGTCCGTACGTAGCGAATCAGGGAGGGAGCCCAAATGACGGGTGCACACGACTTCCTCACCATCGGGGAGGCGGCGGAGCTCTGTGGCCTGTCGCGCTCCGCGTTGCGCCGGGCGGTGGCCCGGGGGCATCTGGCGGCGTGGCACACGCCCGGCAACCACCTGCGGGTCGGCCGGAAGGACTTCGCCGACTTCCTTCGGGGCCTGGGAGCGGTCGAGCTCGCCGGGCGCGCCGAGCAGCGGAGGACGACCACCACGACGCCGTAGGATCCGGCCTCAGGAGCCGCCGGTCACCGCCTGTCCCCTGCCGAACCCGGCTCCGGGGCCCTGC
The Candidatus Dormiibacterota bacterium DNA segment above includes these coding regions:
- a CDS encoding helix-turn-helix domain-containing protein, coding for MTGAHDFLTIGEAAELCGLSRSALRRAVARGHLAAWHTPGNHLRVGRKDFADFLRGLGAVELAGRAEQRRTTTTTP